The following proteins come from a genomic window of Manduca sexta isolate Smith_Timp_Sample1 chromosome 2, JHU_Msex_v1.0, whole genome shotgun sequence:
- the LOC115449179 gene encoding neural/ectodermal development factor IMP-L2, whose translation MYLVPLFAVALLGSCRCANVNKHMKLLEIDNSIESNGATKSSSGARKFLSITQKPKASYAHASGTALELTCEAVGAPAPSVHWFKNDAPVYEYDIESNELIDSNPTSVARITSTLLVSRTVSEDVYTCVVTSGVKIARAITLVYSTDGSTDLSERLKLYPLKPRIVVSYKVYVDTIGNNIVLPCRVKGHPRPHVTWLDNKGAVIKKDPRMKVLRSGELVISSLRWADMGEYSCRATNAFGSQLANTFVYPAKAG comes from the exons ATGTATTTAGTTCCACTTTTCGCCGTGGCGCTACTGGGCTCGTGTCGCTGTGCCAACGTTAATAAGCACATGAAACTTTTGGAGATCGATAACAGTATTGAAAGTAATG GAGCAACAAAATCGTCGAGTGGCGCGCGCAAGTTCCTTAGTATAACTCAGAAGCCGAAGGCCTCGTACGCGCATGCGTCGGGCACGGCTCTCGAACTCACATGCGAAGCGGTCGGTGCGCCAGCGCCCTCTGTGCACTGGTTTAAAAACGATGCCCCTGTTTATGAG TACGATATAGAATCAAATGAGTTAATAGACAGTAACCCGACGTCAGTAGCTCGCATCACGTCGACGTTACTCGTCTCTAGGACCGTCTCTGAAGATGTGTATACTTGTGTGGTCACGTCAGGTGTGAAGATTGCCAGAGCAATTACTCTCGTATATAGTACAG ATGGCAGCACGGACCTATCAGAGCGCCTCAAGTTGTACCCACTGAAGCCTCGCATCGTGGTCTCGTACAAGGTTTACGTGGACACCATTGGCAACAACATCGTGCTACCGTGTCGCGTGAAAGGACATCCGAGACCTCACGTCACTTGGCTCGATAACAAGGGAGCCGTGATCAAGAAGGACCCGAGGATGAAG GTGTTGAGGTCGGGCGAGCTGGTGATATCGTCGCTGCGCTGGGCCGACATGGGCGAGTACTCGTGCCGCGCCACCAACGCGTTCGGCTCACAGCTCGCGAACACGTTCGTCTATCCCGCTAAA GCTGGATAA